Within Lytechinus variegatus isolate NC3 chromosome 15, Lvar_3.0, whole genome shotgun sequence, the genomic segment GGTGTCGTGCGCCAAGATGAAAGAAATTTATTGGTACAATGAAAGTAGCAGGCTCGAATACCTCCCTAATCGATTGCAATTTGCTTAGCTCTAtggttattttgtatttatgtgTAAATTTcgtttaatatttcattttatattcagGACTGGTGATTGGTAATTTGTAATAGATATTGTTTTCACAGTGAAAACTCGactagggatttttttttcaaagttcgCCAAAAAGTAGATCTACATGACAGGCATTCAGTCAAGCAGAATAGCATGATACTCGgctaatacatgtaatatgcctgatcaagaagaaaatgaaaccttgaaaatcatgaatatgaaaCGCTCATGATTCCACCATGATCATACATGAATGAAAATAGCAGATCATGTGATTGGAAGGTGATTGGATATGTGATTGGATATGAAGGTGCATCACcactttacattaaaaaaacctATACCACTTAAATTACTTTAGACCATGACTTGATCGTTtacatacactgtatatataccTGCGATCGATGTGCCTAACAGCTGTGATGTTCCAAAAATGATTTCTACAATTGCTAGGGCGACAGGAAAGGCATCAGGGGGACATCTTGCTTGACATAGGGTGACTTTCAAAATGCCTAGTTCGGCGATAGTCATTGCTGAAATTAAAGATGTCACTATCATGAGGTTAAAATTTAAGATGAGGACGTCCACAAGAATAGATGACCAATTTAACAATAGCAAGGAAATAAACCATTCAAGCTGACCAAAGTGCTTGGTATTGGGGAGAGCACCACTAATACAACGGCCAATAAAACAACCGGCTCCTGCGGAGTATGCAAGGGTAAGTGCCTTTGAAGTTGGTATACCTCTATCCATGGCGCGGGGAATCAAAAATGCATGCCATGCACCATCTATTACCCCAAAGAGACCCACAACACCAATCAAGGCAGTGAGCCAGGGGTCTTGGTAAAAGACAGATTCTGTAATAGCATGTACATTCTTTTCCCAAATAGCAGGACATCGCGTGGGCACTTGCTTATCATTGATCTCAGAGTCCGATGAAGATTGTAGTTCTGTATCTTTGGTACCTCCCACATCacttctagatagatggcattCGTCTCGAGGCTCATCAGATCGAGAAATCTGGCAGTTCTTAGTTTGCGTCGAGTGAATAGTTCTGGTATCTTTGTGCTCTATGGAATGTTTATCTTCCTTCTTCTCTAAACTAGTATCGACTAACATCGCGAACGGTATGAGATGAGACATGAACCCTCCTAAAAGCAATAATGATCCTCGCCAACCATATATTTCCATGAGATAGTTGGTGATAATAGGCACTACGGCCATTCCCAAAGCGTAACCAGATTTGCCAATACcgtagaaaattttgaaatcatttctAGATTGTGAGTCGAGTGTGATAACGATTGCGGTACGGAGAATGTTGCTACCAGCACCTGAAAATAAGAAAGGATGAAATtgcatgaaatatgattttttattttttttatcaagaaacCTACATACTCAGATCTCATTAATCATACAATTTAACAGTTAAAAGAATACTTACGTAGCAGACCATGAGGAGTATCAAACTTTATTAATTACTCCATCATTTCTTAACAAATGGAGTCATTTTTAGTAAGGATATCACGCAACATAAAACAAAGAATATAATTCTTGATCCCATCCTTGCATCGCCTTAAGGCCCTGATTATCCCACCAAAGGAGATGTATCTGTGACGTCTCGAGATGCTTAAAAAAGTCTTTCGTCTGTCTCTCAGCATGTAACACCCCCAGCAAATGTCAGGGAAAATGCTTTTACACGTGTCTTGACACGTCGCTCAAACGTCTCTCAAATGTCGCAAAGGCGTCACCATATGGTTAGACCAAAGCGTTTATGTTGGGGATGTTTTTCGCGACGTCCGAGACGCCAAACGTCCCCGTGAATGCGCAAGGACCTTAGTATACGTCTCGATACGTCTCCATTACGCGCTGTGTGATCCAACTTCTTGATTTAGGGAGTTTTCGCGGGAGTTGATTTGGGAGAGACTTTTGGGCTCGTAAAAGACTCCTGCAATGAGGGTTGCGTTTACCTTTCGCTTCCACACCGGGTACATTCAATCTAGTCTGCTGTATGTGCAAAActttcactcgagttaagggtctgaattgcagcatactcatgccttgtgtactgaaggccctgaaacagcaagttttgcatttgctagtctttgcgtggagacacgtACACTTGTTggtcaaagtttcaatcagagTCTGTGCCCGCAGACTACATTTAGTTCGTGTGCGAAATTTAAGTTGCTACGTTGGTAACAGCGACATATCCGATTTTCCAGAGTCACATTTGGTTTCTCCTCGAGTTCGAGGGAGCCGCCGGTGCGACAAAAAAGAAGCGTTAAAAGGATCTCTTTATCAAGAGTGGGCACCTTACAaggtaacgtaataagggtgtcataAACGCTGAAATACTTTTAAAAGGGTATATATCTCGCTAGCAAAGCTACATGATTACGGTCAATTTGCGAAGGTATAAAAAAGACTAAAATTGCTTTATAAAGGGTGtgctttttgccccaacacctCGTGTTTCGGGTCAGATTTGAACGAGGTATATAGGCGTTATTAAACCCAGTGTAAGTAACGATAAAGCCGACGTCCGTGATCAATGTCGCTTTACTTGTTTCGGgagtcaattcagggaatattgtcaagggtaccgttttgtttccaatacttgtaaggggggggggtcgcacTTTATGTGCGAGGGGGAGccagtaaaagaaacaaaacaacaaatcCGGATCGTGTTTTTTTTCTGGCAGACTTTGCTGTGCAGAtgcaacgcatgcgaaatggttTGGCTAGAGAGGTGAAAATGACCCACGGATTTTTATGCCAGCGATCCATCAATAGTCCACCATAGATGTAAATCGATCCGATGGGTTGTAATAACATATATATCTAAGTCGTAATCGGTATAGTATGTTTTTCTCATTTAATATGTACTCGATGTGTTtgaaaatgtaaacatattagCTTTAGACATTAGcgaaaactagaattttaattcgtcatgaagacgaattaggtgatctgtctctgattttatgaacacgaagacaatcagcatgtttattgagataa encodes:
- the LOC121428495 gene encoding monocarboxylate transporter 12-like isoform X1 encodes the protein MGGPDRPRRGKGGSLADNSPKPKRPSPADNSAAQNDDTDGDDSTLSDAIQAAIDKLLTNENFISKLVSAIKTKLLDEICESLRSEVRDSLKFDIDNANDKMALLEKRVDVVEDAMDDAEQYSRRNCLIFAGINETQDEDVERKIVNICKEDLGVTINESDVDRCHRLGNITNKGKKTRKQHRDVIVKFTNYRKRDSIYKARFNLRKSSSPISIYVYCKGESRCRHFLLICGAVLASGGVLMSSTISNNAQLAFYLTLSGAGSNILRTAIVITLDSQSRNDFKIFYGIGKSGYALGMAVVPIITNYLMEIYGWRGSLLLLGGFMSHLIPFAMLVDTSLEKKEDKHSIEHKDTRTIHSTQTKNCQISRSDEPRDECHLSRSDVGGTKDTELQSSSDSEINDKQVPTRCPAIWEKNVHAITESVFYQDPWLTALIGVVGLFGVIDGAWHAFLIPRAMDRGIPTSKALTLAYSAGAGCFIGRCISGALPNTKHFGQLEWFISLLLLNWSSILVDVLILNFNLMIVTSLISAMTIAELGILKVTLCQARCPPDAFPVALAIVEIIFGTSQLLGTSIAGYLAYAFADFNASFIYLLVVETCIFIVMVILRCTKQRTENAAKEKQ